DNA sequence from the Pichia kudriavzevii chromosome 4, complete sequence genome:
GGAAACCTCGTCCGAATGGCAAAAATAGATGTATATGAATTCCTGCAGAAACCTaaggaagaggaaaaaatgaaggaTAAGCGTAAGTTCCGCTACTAAAACTGAGTTTCACTGAGTTTGAATATCCTCCTGTATATAGTTCGCTCATCATTGTGTTTATATGCAGATAGATTAAATTGGAGTAGATGTAGATCTATttataagaaaaaaataaccaaaaaaagaaacctCCTAACGATTTCTGTTTGTGAATGTTGTCTGCAAGTGTTCCCTTTTTTGCCCTATATCCGTCAAATGCAAGCTTCCATTAAAATCAGTCGATtgttttcatattttttttcgtttatACACCATAGCATTTTATTGTAGCCCAAGGGCAAACGAATATTAAACAAACATTATGCCTCCAAATACTGTGCTTTGTAGTATGTTGCCAGCAGAGTCCCTAACCAttaattgatgaatattgGTACTAACTGATAAAAAATGTTCAAACCTTTTCAGTTGGGAATTCCCCAACATGCGTTTTTTTGACCTGGAGGTTGTCTGTAGGAGGATGTCAGGTTGTCATACTAGAGTCCTACCTATCTCCTGAAAAGTGTAATACAATATACTGGAAGTCGGAGAAATATCCAAACCACAGTTACAGACCCATAAACAGCTGTAGGAAAGCGTCCGATTGTACCACAAAATGTGAGTTTATTTTAATAGGTGTTGCCAATAtaacaaaattaaaagagATTGGGGAGTCGTTAAGGAATTATATCACTGATAAAACTATAATATTCTTAGACGCCTCCCATGCAGTTGGACTAGAATACTTAGTTAGAGAATGGTACCCTGATAATGCTGTAGTGAGTATTATTTGTGAAGCAGTGACTAAAATTATAGAATACAACGATAAGTATGAATTCTGCCACCTTGGTAATAAAGTGGCAACTGCAATTGGATCGACAGTACCAGACAATTCAAAACTAGTACAAGATACGCTAGCTGGATCTGGTAATGAAAAGCTTGTCGAATTTACAGACTTACTACTTACAAATGGTGTGCATCCTTGCATAATCATTCCAGAGAAAGTTAAACCAACTTTGAACTACTATGTATGGAAACAAATTCTAACACTTGTACCATTTGGTGTCTTGTCATTGATATATGGGCAACTAAGCCTAGAAAATCGAAAACACTATAGGTTGCTGAACAAGACGTTTCATGATATTTTGAGGTTAGCAGTTAAGCAATGTCCGACAGAGTTTCCGAATATAGCAGATGAAAAAGGCACCCAAAAACTGTTCGACTACTTATTAAATCAATTCAATCAGACACATTCACaatataaaatcaaagatttcaCTGGCAAACTTTTACCATCAAGTCAAGACGAGCTTCTGGAGATTCCATTGTGTGTTTACAATTATAAAAAGAATTTTACAACTCAAACATCTCTTTGCCTTTCTCAAATGATCAATTTTGCAGGTAAAAGAAATATTGATATACCATATATTGAATGCATTGAAAGCTTTTACATGgaacttgaagaactaAGTAAACAGGGTGTATTTAATTGGGTTGAAAAAATGCCCCATCGGTCATTAGTTGCTCAAGTCTCTCAAGCTTCACATGCCAAGTATGACATTTCAGCGAGTAGTCTGGTGTCATCGGTAGGTGGCTCGATCCAATCAGGTATACAAACACCCACGTCCGTGATTGATATCACTAATCGAAGTTCTCTAAAAAATACTTATTCTTCGGATCCCGAATTGATAAGCCAAGCATATCAATATGTACCAGCACCACTACCACAACGATTTCTTGTAACTGGAAAACCGCATGTTGAGCATCCTAGGTTCAGAAACGTTCCAGAGAAAGGAACCAACGGTAGAGAAATTTCGTACCATCAAATTAAGGATTTAACTTATCCAGGTACCAAGGGATCGACAGCAGGCAACAGCCTAGTGCAGGCCCAAAAACACATCTATCAGTatacaaatttgaatagaACCTTTGAGAACGTCAATAATAGATACGGTCATTACGATTCTTTGAATCCTTTTAAACAATTTAGTGGCTTCACGGATGAAATTAAGTTCGATGGCAATGAGATGCATACCGTACAGAAGACAAAGAAATCAGTTGTTCATACTGTAGATATGGTGCATACCGGGGAATATCACTCAATACCAGGAAAGAAAACCCTTGGAGCCAAAAAGGACGAAGATCGTGATAACAGCAATGGTATGGGAAATCGTAATCTGGATTATATCAACATGGAGGATGATAATAACGGGGAATGAGCTTTTGTTCAACTATCTTCGACATGTTGTTTGTGGGACTGCATGTCTAATCCTCTTAATTTATTCG
Encoded proteins:
- a CDS encoding uncharacterized protein (PKUD0D03160; similar to Saccharomyces cerevisiae YLR054C (OSW2); ancestral locus Anc_8.50), which codes for MPPNTVLCIGNSPTCVFLTWRLSVGGCQVVILESYLSPEKCNTIYWKSEKYPNHSYRPINSCRKASDCTTKCEFILIGVANITKLKEIGESLRNYITDKTIIFLDASHAVGLEYLVREWYPDNAVVSIICEAVTKIIEYNDKYEFCHLGNKVATAIGSTVPDNSKLVQDTLAGSGNEKLVEFTDLLLTNGVHPCIIIPEKVKPTLNYYVWKQILTLVPFGVLSLIYGQLSLENRKHYRLLNKTFHDILRLAVKQCPTEFPNIADEKGTQKLFDYLLNQFNQTHSQYKIKDFTGKLLPSSQDELLEIPLCVYNYKKNFTTQTSLCLSQMINFAGKRNIDIPYIECIESFYMELEELSKQGVFNWVEKMPHRSLVAQVSQASHAKYDISASSLVSSVGGSIQSGIQTPTSVIDITNRSSLKNTYSSDPELISQAYQYVPAPLPQRFLVTGKPHVEHPRFRNVPEKGTNGREISYHQIKDLTYPGTKGSTAGNSLVQAQKHIYQYTNLNRTFENVNNRYGHYDSLNPFKQFSGFTDEIKFDGNEMHTVQKTKKSVVHTVDMVHTGEYHSIPGKKTLGAKKDEDRDNSNGMGNRNLDYINMEDDNNGE